The Longimicrobium sp. genome includes a region encoding these proteins:
- a CDS encoding tyrosinase family protein, producing the protein MAEATSTRWERVQEILDRAHTEPPVYGGAGRFWGSLDTLLAAEIHGVRMVAPPQPGVSGCGCGHCGTSAAADEEAAQPKYPGRGAASGLVKGLRGQTPFDGSRLPRLPWGGPRVDGDDIRFISDWIDDGCPTDDYRQGKLATLEAPGEPETLPRIAVGADLAAELTRQAWGGRPAIEPATGIRQRMNLDCLDDTQIDKLRFAFRELYALNKWPRDYRNYNNLALIHQDHCQHGWERFLPWHRIYLYEFEQAMQDVCPGITMPYWDFTMPRYCPETPYKGDIIPRSFKAFITPAALEWLHTKAVPRLGEAETIKVRDAFVKPGKLFNSTNLFFTELGKLIGDDFTTGPYGDRFVDALMDSNPLWYALRFPSEYQDSSGNPQTINEAIHYHYPTQRDMDEILSLRTFRDFGGGSLYNDAFGFLDQNPHNTMHIWTGGMNPAYQAPPAQSTVTALQQASFLERNRTVKVAGRQFHTRQEFYGWRQVQLGDMFSNLTASYDPVFWPIHANIDRTWWEWQQINPHAVPADLTSVLTPWGYTTADTLDISRFGYEYVRCATVIPVGMEAPVGRWTSRPIDVPDAVRGAFRQAEVRLNRVPQLERSCFVRIFLNQPDADANTPPEGPNFGGYLAVFGHGECFGGPGHCAVPGSPRPYDLRPRSHNTPRNHRVNVTRAARALIEAGATQITVTLVVIGADYCIEPELLRLDNVSLVFTD; encoded by the coding sequence ATGGCTGAAGCGACGAGCACGCGCTGGGAGCGCGTGCAGGAGATCCTGGACCGGGCGCACACCGAGCCGCCGGTCTATGGAGGCGCCGGGCGGTTCTGGGGGAGCCTGGACACGCTGCTGGCGGCGGAGATCCACGGCGTGCGCATGGTAGCGCCGCCGCAGCCCGGGGTGAGCGGATGCGGGTGCGGCCACTGCGGCACCTCCGCCGCCGCGGACGAGGAGGCAGCCCAGCCGAAGTACCCCGGCCGCGGCGCCGCCTCAGGGCTGGTGAAGGGGCTGCGCGGACAGACGCCGTTCGACGGGAGCCGGCTGCCACGCCTGCCGTGGGGCGGCCCGCGGGTGGACGGCGACGACATCCGCTTCATCAGCGACTGGATCGACGACGGCTGCCCGACGGACGACTACCGGCAGGGGAAGCTCGCCACCCTCGAGGCGCCGGGCGAGCCGGAGACGCTCCCGCGCATCGCGGTGGGCGCCGACCTGGCGGCGGAGCTGACGCGGCAGGCGTGGGGCGGGCGGCCCGCGATCGAGCCGGCCACGGGGATCCGCCAGCGGATGAACCTCGACTGCCTGGACGACACGCAGATCGACAAGCTGCGCTTCGCCTTCCGCGAGCTGTACGCGCTGAACAAGTGGCCGCGCGACTACCGCAACTACAACAACCTGGCGCTGATCCACCAGGACCACTGCCAGCACGGGTGGGAGCGGTTCCTCCCCTGGCACCGCATCTACCTGTACGAGTTCGAGCAGGCCATGCAGGACGTCTGCCCCGGCATCACCATGCCGTACTGGGACTTCACCATGCCCCGGTACTGCCCCGAGACGCCGTACAAGGGCGACATCATCCCCCGCTCGTTCAAGGCGTTCATCACCCCCGCGGCGCTGGAGTGGCTGCACACGAAGGCCGTCCCCCGCCTGGGCGAGGCGGAGACGATCAAGGTCCGCGACGCCTTCGTCAAACCGGGGAAGCTGTTCAACTCCACCAACCTGTTCTTCACCGAGCTGGGGAAGCTGATCGGCGACGACTTCACCACGGGGCCGTACGGCGACCGTTTCGTGGACGCGCTGATGGACAGCAACCCGCTCTGGTACGCGCTGCGCTTCCCCTCCGAGTACCAGGACAGCAGCGGGAACCCGCAGACCATCAACGAGGCGATCCACTACCACTATCCCACGCAGCGCGACATGGACGAGATCCTGTCGCTGCGCACCTTCCGCGACTTCGGCGGGGGGAGCCTGTACAACGACGCCTTCGGGTTCCTGGACCAGAACCCGCACAACACCATGCACATCTGGACGGGGGGGATGAACCCCGCGTACCAGGCGCCGCCCGCGCAGTCGACGGTGACGGCGCTGCAGCAGGCGTCGTTCCTGGAGCGCAACCGCACGGTGAAGGTGGCGGGGCGGCAGTTCCACACGCGGCAGGAGTTCTACGGCTGGAGGCAGGTGCAGCTGGGCGACATGTTCAGCAATCTCACCGCCAGCTACGACCCCGTCTTCTGGCCGATCCACGCCAACATCGACCGGACGTGGTGGGAGTGGCAGCAGATCAATCCCCACGCCGTTCCCGCCGACCTCACCTCCGTGCTCACCCCGTGGGGCTACACCACGGCCGACACGCTCGACATCTCGCGCTTCGGCTACGAGTACGTGCGCTGCGCCACGGTGATCCCCGTCGGCATGGAGGCGCCCGTCGGGCGGTGGACGTCGCGCCCGATCGACGTCCCCGACGCGGTGCGCGGCGCCTTCCGCCAGGCCGAGGTGCGGCTGAACCGCGTGCCGCAGCTGGAGCGCTCGTGCTTCGTCCGCATCTTCCTGAACCAGCCGGACGCGGACGCGAATACTCCTCCGGAAGGGCCGAACTTCGGCGGGTACCTGGCGGTGTTCGGCCACGGCGAGTGCTTCGGCGGGCCGGGCCACTGCGCCGTCCCCGGGTCGCCGCGTCCCTATGACCTCCGTCCCCGCAGCCACAACACGCCGCGCAACCACCGCGTGAACGTGACCCGCGCCGCCCGCGCGCTGATCGAGGCGGGGGCCACGCAGATCACCGTGACGCTGGTGGTGATCGGCGCGGACTACTGCATCGAGCCCGAGCTGCTGCGGCTGGACAACGTCTCCCTGGTGTTCACCGACTGA